One part of the Mycolicibacterium aromaticivorans JS19b1 = JCM 16368 genome encodes these proteins:
- a CDS encoding dipeptidase, translating to MTDLVERVQAVLPSVRADLEGLVRIQSVWADPARRDEVHRSARAVADLLSNAGFAEVEIVAEGGAPAVIAHHPAPPGAPTVLLYAHHDVQPEGEPSQWDSDPFEPTERDGRLYGRGTADDKAGIATHLAAFRAHDGKPPVGVTVFVEGEEESGSPSLGRLLAAHKDKLAADVIVIADSDNWTSEIPALTVSLRGLADCVVEVATLDHGLHSGLWGGVVPDALSVLLRLLAGLHDDDGNVAVQGLHEAIAADVDRGPRWVRAESGLLDGVQEIGSGSVAQRMWAKPSITVIGIDTTPIGKASNTLIPRASAKVSMRVAPGGDAAAHLHALRHHLEQHAPWGAHVKVIPGDVGQPYAIDASGPVYDAARAAFREAWGTDVVDMGMGGSIPFIAEFASAFPDARILVTGVEDPGTQAHSVNESLHLGVLERAATTEALLLGKLGER from the coding sequence ATGACTGATCTCGTCGAACGCGTGCAGGCGGTGCTTCCCTCGGTGCGAGCCGACCTGGAGGGTCTGGTCCGTATCCAATCGGTGTGGGCCGACCCGGCCCGCCGCGATGAGGTGCACCGCAGCGCCCGGGCTGTGGCTGACCTGTTGAGCAATGCGGGCTTCGCCGAAGTCGAGATCGTTGCCGAGGGCGGCGCCCCCGCGGTGATCGCACACCATCCCGCGCCGCCCGGTGCGCCCACTGTGTTGTTGTACGCCCATCACGATGTCCAGCCCGAAGGTGAACCTTCGCAATGGGATTCGGACCCCTTCGAGCCGACCGAACGCGACGGGCGGCTCTACGGTCGCGGCACCGCCGACGACAAGGCCGGCATCGCCACCCACTTGGCGGCGTTCCGTGCCCACGACGGCAAGCCACCGGTCGGCGTCACGGTGTTCGTCGAGGGGGAGGAGGAGTCCGGCTCGCCGTCACTGGGCCGGCTGCTGGCCGCCCACAAGGACAAGCTGGCCGCCGACGTCATCGTGATCGCCGACTCGGATAACTGGACCTCCGAAATCCCGGCGCTCACCGTGTCATTGCGCGGACTGGCCGACTGCGTGGTCGAGGTCGCCACGTTGGACCATGGACTGCACTCGGGGCTGTGGGGTGGGGTGGTGCCCGACGCGCTCAGTGTCCTGCTTCGGCTGCTGGCCGGCCTGCACGACGACGACGGCAACGTCGCCGTGCAGGGCCTGCACGAGGCGATCGCCGCCGACGTCGACCGCGGTCCGCGGTGGGTGCGCGCCGAGTCCGGACTGCTCGACGGCGTGCAGGAGATCGGCTCGGGCAGTGTGGCGCAGCGCATGTGGGCCAAGCCCTCGATCACCGTCATCGGCATCGACACCACACCGATCGGCAAAGCGTCCAACACCTTGATCCCGCGCGCCAGCGCCAAAGTCAGCATGCGGGTCGCTCCCGGCGGGGACGCGGCCGCCCATCTGCATGCGCTCCGCCACCACCTCGAGCAGCACGCACCCTGGGGCGCGCACGTCAAGGTCATCCCCGGCGATGTGGGTCAGCCGTACGCGATCGATGCCAGCGGTCCGGTGTACGACGCAGCGCGTGCCGCCTTCCGGGAGGCCTGGGGCACCGACGTCGTCGACATGGGAATGGGCGGATCGATCCCGTTCATCGCCGAGTTCGCCAGCGCGTTCCCGGACGCCAGGATCCTGGTCACCGGAGTGGAGGACCCGGGCACGCAGGCGCACAGTGTCAACGAGAGCCTGCATCTGGGGGTGCTGGAGCGTGCCGCCACCACCGAGGCGCTGCTGCTCGGCAAGCTGGGGGAGCGTTAG
- a CDS encoding DUF3618 domain-containing protein codes for MADRDPEVIKAEIDQARDRLAVTVDSLAERANPQRIADDVKAALLRFVKKPPVAAALAGVSVVTVVLVVRRIRNG; via the coding sequence GTGGCTGACCGGGACCCCGAGGTCATCAAGGCCGAGATCGACCAGGCGCGTGACCGGCTTGCGGTCACGGTGGACTCGCTGGCCGAGCGCGCCAACCCACAGCGCATCGCCGACGATGTCAAGGCCGCCTTGCTGCGCTTCGTCAAGAAGCCTCCGGTGGCCGCGGCGCTGGCCGGTGTCAGCGTGGTGACCGTCGTCCTGGTGGTGCGGCGCATCCGTAACGGCTAA
- a CDS encoding M42 family metallopeptidase, whose product MTHDPHHSVRDLNRPLLQELLAAYGPVGQEDAVRDICRRELTPLVDEVWVDEAGNLVGLLRGSGDESHSPIRVMAHMDELSMLVKRINPDGTLHLTPLGTMYPGNFGLGPVAVLGNHGIVPAVLTLGSEHTTTESWRIWQTKPDRGDKSLDWHHVYVFTGRTTEELAAAGVRPGTRVCIDRSKRSLVEVGGYLGCYFMDDRASVTALLETARRLHADGRRAPADVYFVFTVSEEIGGIGGTYASHALPGDLTLALEVGPTEAEYSTTVGGGPIVAYSDEKSIYDKNIADRLMDIATKLDLSPQAAVLGAFESDASHSVAVGQTARSALLCLPTLSTHGYEVIPADAIPGMTNVLVEFVLAPTA is encoded by the coding sequence ATGACCCACGATCCACATCACTCAGTCCGGGACCTGAATCGTCCGTTGTTGCAGGAGCTGCTGGCCGCCTACGGGCCGGTCGGTCAGGAGGATGCCGTCCGCGACATCTGCCGTCGCGAACTCACCCCGCTGGTCGACGAGGTTTGGGTGGACGAGGCCGGCAACCTGGTGGGGCTGCTCCGCGGGTCCGGTGACGAGAGCCACTCTCCGATTCGGGTGATGGCACACATGGACGAACTCTCGATGCTCGTCAAGCGCATCAATCCGGACGGAACACTGCATCTGACGCCCCTGGGAACCATGTATCCGGGCAACTTCGGGCTGGGTCCGGTGGCGGTGCTGGGAAACCACGGCATTGTGCCCGCGGTGCTGACCCTGGGCTCGGAGCACACCACTACGGAGAGCTGGCGGATCTGGCAGACGAAGCCGGACCGCGGTGACAAGTCACTGGACTGGCACCACGTCTACGTCTTCACCGGCCGCACCACCGAGGAACTCGCCGCCGCGGGCGTCCGGCCCGGCACGCGGGTCTGCATCGACCGCAGCAAGCGCAGTCTCGTGGAGGTGGGCGGATATCTCGGCTGCTACTTCATGGACGACAGGGCTTCGGTGACAGCCCTGCTGGAAACGGCACGGCGCCTGCACGCGGATGGCCGCCGCGCACCGGCGGACGTCTATTTCGTCTTCACCGTCAGCGAGGAGATCGGCGGCATCGGCGGCACCTACGCCAGCCACGCGCTGCCGGGCGACTTGACCCTGGCCCTCGAAGTCGGGCCGACCGAAGCGGAGTACTCCACCACCGTCGGGGGCGGGCCCATCGTTGCCTACAGCGACGAGAAGTCCATCTACGACAAGAACATCGCCGACCGGCTGATGGACATCGCCACCAAGCTCGACTTGTCCCCGCAAGCGGCTGTTCTCGGGGCATTCGAATCCGACGCGTCGCACTCCGTCGCAGTGGGGCAGACCGCCCGGTCGGCATTGCTGTGTCTACCCACGCTGAGCACACACGGTTACGAGGTCATCCCGGCAGACGCGATTCCGGGGATGACAAACGTCCTCGTCGAGTTCGTGCTCGCCCCAACTGCGTAA
- the bcp gene encoding thioredoxin-dependent thiol peroxidase, translated as MTDTARLEVGDTAPAFSLPDASGKTVKLSDFKGRKVIVYFYPAAMTPGCTKQACDFRDSLAELNGAGIDVVGISPDKPEKLAKFTERDELTFPLLSDPDKKVLTAWGAYGEKKMYGKTVQGVIRSTFVVDGKGKIEVAQYNVKATGHVAKLRRDISV; from the coding sequence GTGACCGACACAGCACGCCTCGAAGTCGGCGATACGGCGCCGGCGTTCAGCCTGCCTGACGCGAGCGGCAAGACCGTCAAGCTGTCCGACTTCAAAGGCCGCAAGGTGATCGTGTACTTCTATCCGGCCGCGATGACGCCCGGCTGCACCAAACAGGCGTGCGACTTCCGGGACAGCCTGGCCGAACTCAACGGCGCGGGCATCGACGTCGTCGGCATCTCCCCCGACAAGCCGGAGAAGCTGGCCAAGTTCACCGAGCGCGACGAGCTGACGTTCCCGCTGCTGTCAGACCCCGACAAGAAGGTCCTCACCGCGTGGGGCGCCTACGGTGAGAAGAAGATGTACGGCAAGACCGTGCAGGGCGTCATCCGGTCGACGTTCGTGGTCGACGGGAAAGGCAAGATCGAGGTGGCCCAGTACAACGTCAAGGCCACCGGACACGTCGCCAAACTGCGCCGCGACATCTCGGTCTGA
- the orn gene encoding oligoribonuclease encodes MREELVWIDCEMTGLDLRTDKLIEIAALVTDAELNVLGEGIDVVIHADDESLDGMVEVVTQMHSRSGLTEEVRASVIDVPAAEELVMEYIRSHVKQAKTAPLAGNSIATDRGFIARDMPTLDNYLHYRMIDVSSIKELCRRWYPRIYYGQPEKGLAHRALADIQESIRELKYYRRTAFVPQPGPSTSEIAAAAAELDAPGETDSAGEADNS; translated from the coding sequence GTGCGTGAAGAATTGGTGTGGATCGACTGCGAGATGACCGGCCTCGATCTGCGGACCGACAAGCTCATCGAGATCGCCGCCCTGGTGACCGATGCCGAGCTCAACGTCCTCGGCGAGGGCATCGACGTCGTGATCCATGCCGACGACGAGTCACTGGACGGAATGGTCGAGGTCGTCACCCAGATGCACAGCAGGTCCGGGCTCACCGAGGAAGTCCGCGCGTCGGTCATCGACGTGCCTGCCGCCGAGGAACTCGTGATGGAGTACATCCGCTCCCATGTGAAGCAGGCCAAGACCGCGCCACTGGCCGGCAATTCGATAGCCACCGACCGCGGGTTCATCGCGCGGGACATGCCGACGCTCGACAACTACTTGCACTACCGGATGATCGACGTCAGCTCGATCAAGGAGCTGTGCCGGCGCTGGTATCCGCGGATCTATTACGGCCAGCCCGAAAAGGGGCTCGCCCACCGGGCACTGGCCGACATCCAGGAGTCGATCCGCGAGCTGAAGTACTACCGACGCACCGCGTTCGTCCCCCAGCCAGGGCCGTCTACCAGCGAGATTGCCGCTGCGGCGGCCGAGCTCGACGCCCCGGGCGAAACGGATTCGGCTGGAGAGGCCGACAACAGCTAG
- a CDS encoding FAD-binding oxidoreductase, with the protein MADLAALFSDVVGRTHLLTGDAISDDYGHDEALTIPPQRPAYLAKPATADEVAALLKTATEHHVSVTARGSGCGLSGAAQPVADGLLISFERMNAILEIDTDNHVAVVQPGVTLTELDAETARVGLSYTVYPGELSSSVGGNVGTNAGGMRAVKYGVTRHNVLGLQAVLPTGEIIRTGGKMSKISTGYDLTQLIIGSEGTLALATEVTVKLVPRLAHSVTVLAPFDDFDRVMAAVPRLISSGMNPTIVEYIDNVVMAAIVNAEKLELGIPEDIRETCAAYLVVALENNHTDRLDEDAAALGALLSDWGAVDAYVLQGNSARRLIVARENVFWTAKAIGADDIIDVVVPRASMPEFLRKARDIAMAEGVGMSGCGHAGDGNVHGVLFCKDPTTRKKLLTEIFAVGMSLGGAISGEHGVGRTKADYFCELEDPAKLALMQRIKHSFDPAGILNPGVVFVQQRP; encoded by the coding sequence ATGGCCGATCTGGCGGCACTCTTCTCCGACGTCGTCGGGCGCACCCACCTACTGACCGGCGACGCCATCTCCGACGACTACGGCCACGACGAGGCGCTGACCATCCCACCGCAGCGTCCCGCCTACCTCGCCAAGCCCGCCACCGCAGACGAGGTCGCTGCGCTGCTGAAAACCGCAACCGAACACCATGTTTCGGTGACGGCACGAGGGTCGGGTTGCGGACTGTCGGGTGCGGCCCAACCGGTCGCCGACGGGCTGCTGATCTCGTTCGAGCGGATGAACGCCATTCTGGAGATCGACACCGACAATCACGTCGCCGTGGTGCAGCCGGGTGTCACCCTGACCGAGCTGGATGCCGAGACCGCCCGCGTCGGACTGAGTTACACGGTGTACCCCGGCGAGCTGTCGTCCAGCGTCGGCGGAAACGTCGGGACCAATGCCGGCGGTATGCGGGCGGTGAAGTACGGGGTCACCCGTCACAACGTGCTCGGTTTGCAGGCCGTCCTGCCCACCGGCGAGATCATTCGTACCGGCGGCAAGATGTCGAAGATCTCCACCGGGTACGACCTCACGCAGCTGATCATCGGCTCGGAGGGCACCTTGGCGCTGGCAACGGAGGTCACCGTCAAGCTGGTGCCCCGGCTGGCGCACAGTGTCACCGTGCTGGCGCCGTTCGACGACTTCGACCGGGTCATGGCAGCCGTGCCGAGGCTGATCTCGAGCGGCATGAACCCCACGATCGTCGAGTACATCGACAACGTCGTGATGGCCGCAATCGTCAACGCCGAGAAGCTGGAGCTGGGCATTCCCGAGGACATCCGCGAGACGTGCGCGGCCTACCTCGTCGTCGCCCTGGAGAACAACCACACCGACCGCCTCGACGAGGACGCCGCCGCGCTCGGCGCGCTACTCAGCGACTGGGGAGCGGTGGATGCCTATGTACTGCAAGGCAATTCAGCCCGCCGGTTGATCGTGGCACGGGAGAACGTGTTCTGGACCGCGAAGGCGATCGGCGCGGACGACATCATCGACGTCGTCGTGCCCCGAGCATCGATGCCGGAGTTCCTGCGCAAGGCCCGCGACATCGCGATGGCCGAAGGAGTCGGCATGAGCGGGTGCGGGCATGCCGGCGACGGCAACGTGCACGGCGTGCTGTTCTGCAAAGACCCGACAACCCGAAAGAAGCTGCTCACCGAGATCTTCGCTGTTGGCATGTCGCTGGGCGGGGCGATCTCCGGCGAACACGGCGTCGGGCGGACCAAGGCCGACTATTTCTGCGAGCTCGAGGATCCCGCCAAGCTGGCCCTGATGCAGCGGATCAAGCACAGTTTCGACCCGGCCGGAATCCTGAACCCCGGCGTCGTTTTCGTCCAGCAGCGTCCTTGA
- a CDS encoding MFS transporter, whose product MDREHPRYKWVALSNTTLGALLASINSSIVLISLPAIFRGIGLNPLAPGNVGYLLWMLMGYLVATAVLVVPLGRLGDIFGRVRIYTVGFVVFTVAAIALSFDPFHLAKGAVWLIGWRVVQGVGGAMLMACSAAILTDAFPSRQRGMALGVNQVAAIAGQFLGLLIGGLLSQWDWRAVFWVGVPLGLAGTIWSFRSLVEVGVRTPAKLDWSGTALFAVGFTVLLAGITYGIQPYGGHPTGWTNPWVLGAIGLGVLLLAVLCIVELRVRAPMLDIRLFTSRPFALGNLAGLMAAVGRGGLQFMLIIWLQGIWLPLHGYSFESTPLWSGIYLLPMTLGFLVAGPLSGTLSDKFGSRPFAIGGMLLMAATFLALMVIPVNFSFWVFGVLIFLNGVGGGVFTSPNTAAIMSSVPASERGAASGIRATFTNAGMSLSIGIFFSLMIAGLAKSLPGTLSAGLQQQGVSLSDAHRIAELPPVGSLFAAFLGYNPIGELMGDTLQQPGVNASVLTGKEFFPNLISGPFHAGLTVVFIAAAVMMVIGAAASWVNPGRVAESD is encoded by the coding sequence ATGGACCGGGAGCATCCCCGTTACAAGTGGGTGGCGTTGTCGAACACCACGCTGGGTGCACTGCTTGCCTCGATCAACTCGTCGATCGTGCTGATCTCGCTGCCGGCGATATTCCGCGGCATCGGGCTCAACCCGTTGGCGCCGGGAAACGTCGGCTACCTGTTGTGGATGCTGATGGGGTATCTGGTCGCCACCGCCGTGCTGGTGGTGCCGCTGGGCCGGCTGGGCGACATCTTCGGCCGCGTCCGCATCTACACGGTGGGCTTCGTTGTATTCACGGTTGCGGCAATCGCCCTGTCCTTCGACCCCTTTCACCTGGCGAAAGGCGCGGTGTGGCTCATCGGCTGGCGGGTGGTGCAAGGCGTCGGCGGCGCCATGCTGATGGCGTGTTCGGCTGCGATCCTCACCGACGCGTTTCCCAGCCGGCAGCGGGGGATGGCCCTGGGTGTCAATCAGGTGGCCGCGATAGCCGGGCAATTTCTGGGGCTGCTGATCGGCGGTCTGTTGTCGCAATGGGATTGGCGGGCGGTGTTCTGGGTCGGCGTGCCGCTGGGACTGGCCGGAACCATCTGGAGTTTCCGGTCTTTGGTGGAGGTCGGTGTCCGTACCCCGGCCAAGCTGGACTGGTCGGGTACCGCGCTGTTCGCTGTCGGATTCACAGTTCTGCTGGCCGGCATCACCTACGGCATTCAGCCCTATGGGGGACACCCGACCGGCTGGACCAATCCGTGGGTGCTGGGCGCCATCGGGTTGGGCGTGTTGCTGCTGGCGGTGTTGTGCATCGTCGAGCTCCGGGTGCGCGCTCCGATGCTCGACATCCGCTTGTTCACCTCCAGACCGTTTGCCCTGGGCAACCTTGCGGGTTTGATGGCGGCGGTCGGGCGCGGGGGACTGCAGTTCATGCTCATCATCTGGCTGCAAGGGATCTGGTTGCCGTTGCACGGCTACAGCTTCGAATCGACACCGCTGTGGTCGGGCATCTATCTGCTGCCGATGACGCTCGGCTTCCTGGTGGCCGGCCCGCTGTCGGGCACGCTATCGGACAAATTCGGCTCGCGTCCCTTCGCCATCGGCGGCATGTTGTTGATGGCCGCGACTTTCCTTGCGCTGATGGTCATTCCGGTGAACTTCAGCTTCTGGGTGTTCGGGGTGCTGATCTTCCTCAATGGCGTGGGGGGCGGCGTCTTCACCTCGCCGAACACGGCAGCGATCATGTCCAGCGTGCCGGCTTCCGAGCGCGGTGCCGCTTCGGGCATTCGGGCCACGTTCACCAACGCCGGCATGTCGCTGTCGATCGGCATCTTCTTTTCGCTGATGATCGCCGGTCTGGCCAAGTCTCTGCCGGGCACGCTGAGCGCCGGGCTCCAGCAGCAGGGTGTCTCGCTGTCCGACGCACACCGCATAGCGGAGCTGCCGCCGGTGGGCAGCTTGTTCGCGGCGTTCCTGGGCTACAACCCGATCGGCGAGCTCATGGGTGACACGCTGCAGCAGCCGGGCGTGAATGCATCGGTGCTGACGGGCAAGGAGTTCTTCCCGAACCTTATTTCGGGACCGTTCCACGCCGGACTGACGGTGGTGTTCATCGCGGCGGCGGTGATGATGGTGATCGGGGCAGCCGCGTCGTGGGTCAACCCGGGACGCGTCGCCGAGAGTGACTAG
- a CDS encoding cytochrome P450 → MAIANDTVYYDPYDVDIVTDPYPVYARLRDEAPIYHNGRYDFWALSRHADVDAALSDWETFSNSRSDILELIKSDFDMPGGVMMFQDPPAHTHLRGLMSRVFTPRRMAEIEDQIRRYCVGCLDPLVGSGGFDIIAELASMMPMRVIGMLLGIPESEQVSVRDANDANLRTKPGTPMKVADPDRIADGRIYADYVEWRSHNPSDDLMTALLNVEFVDSGGVSRKLSRQEVLHYTQVVAGAGNETTGRLIGWLAKVLAEHPDQRRAICNDRSLLNRAIDETLRFEPTGPHVGRYVLKDFECYGTTVPAGSAMLLLFGAANRDPRRYDDPDSFNIHRDTISHLTFGKGVHYCLGANLARLEGRVALDELLNRFPEWDIDYANAKLTPTSTVRGWERLPIVLP, encoded by the coding sequence ATGGCGATTGCGAACGACACCGTCTATTACGACCCGTACGACGTCGACATCGTCACCGACCCCTATCCGGTGTATGCCCGCCTGCGCGACGAGGCGCCGATCTACCACAACGGGCGCTACGACTTCTGGGCCTTGTCACGGCACGCCGACGTCGACGCCGCGCTGTCGGACTGGGAAACGTTCTCCAACAGTCGCAGCGACATCCTGGAGCTGATCAAGTCCGACTTCGACATGCCCGGCGGCGTGATGATGTTCCAGGATCCGCCCGCCCACACCCACCTGCGCGGACTGATGTCGCGGGTGTTCACACCGCGGCGGATGGCGGAGATCGAAGACCAGATCCGCCGATACTGCGTGGGCTGCCTCGATCCGCTGGTCGGCTCGGGCGGTTTCGACATCATCGCCGAACTGGCCTCGATGATGCCGATGCGCGTCATCGGCATGCTGCTGGGAATCCCGGAGTCCGAACAGGTTTCGGTGCGCGATGCCAATGATGCCAACTTGCGCACCAAGCCCGGAACACCGATGAAGGTTGCCGATCCCGACCGCATCGCCGACGGCCGGATCTACGCCGACTACGTCGAGTGGCGCTCCCACAACCCCTCCGACGATCTGATGACGGCACTGCTCAACGTCGAGTTCGTCGATTCCGGCGGGGTCAGCCGCAAACTCTCCCGCCAAGAGGTACTGCACTACACCCAGGTGGTGGCCGGTGCAGGCAACGAGACCACCGGGCGGCTGATCGGCTGGCTGGCCAAGGTCCTGGCCGAGCATCCCGACCAACGCCGCGCCATCTGCAACGACCGCTCGCTGCTGAATCGCGCGATCGACGAGACCTTGCGCTTCGAACCCACCGGCCCGCACGTCGGGCGCTATGTGCTCAAAGACTTCGAATGCTACGGCACGACGGTGCCCGCCGGCAGCGCGATGCTGCTGCTGTTCGGCGCCGCCAACCGCGATCCGCGCCGCTATGACGACCCCGACAGCTTCAACATTCACCGCGACACAATCAGCCATCTGACATTCGGCAAGGGTGTCCACTACTGCCTCGGCGCCAACCTGGCCCGCCTCGAAGGGCGGGTTGCGCTCGACGAACTGCTCAACCGCTTCCCCGAATGGGACATCGACTACGCCAACGCCAAACTGACACCGACCTCGACCGTGCGGGGCTGGGAACGGCTACCGATCGTCCTGCCCTGA
- a CDS encoding L,D-transpeptidase: MWQVGSLNRPGRRARLAALAIIPALLIGLSGCSSGESAPAPVKVIADKGTPYGDLLVPQLTASVKDGAVDVPLDRPVTVSATGGVLGSVTMVNESGKQVAGTLSPDGVTWSTSEPLGYNKSYSLSAQSMGLGGVTTEKLTFETQSPENLTMPYLLPGDGEVVGVGQPIAVRFDENIPNRLAAERAITVTTNPPVEGAFYWLNNREVRWRPQNFWKPGTTVDVQANTYGVDLGDGLFGQQNLSSRFTIGDEVIATADDSTKQLTVRRNGEVIKTIPISMGKNSTPTNNGVYIVGDRLSHMIMDSSTYGVPSNSPNGYRTEVDWATQMSYSGIYVHSAPWSVGAQGYSNTSHGCLNASPSNARWFYDNTKRGDIVEVRNTVGSTLPGTEGLGDWNIPWQQWKAGNANA; encoded by the coding sequence ATGTGGCAGGTCGGCTCGCTGAACCGGCCGGGGCGTCGAGCCCGGCTGGCGGCCCTCGCGATCATCCCCGCCCTGCTTATCGGGCTCAGCGGGTGCAGCAGCGGTGAGTCGGCGCCCGCCCCGGTCAAGGTCATCGCGGACAAGGGCACGCCCTACGGCGACCTGCTCGTGCCGCAGCTGACGGCGTCGGTCAAGGACGGAGCGGTCGACGTGCCGCTCGACCGCCCGGTGACGGTGAGCGCCACCGGCGGGGTCCTGGGGTCGGTGACGATGGTCAACGAGTCCGGCAAGCAGGTGGCCGGCACGCTCAGTCCGGACGGCGTGACATGGTCCACCAGCGAGCCGCTGGGCTACAACAAGAGCTACTCGCTGAGTGCGCAGTCGATGGGTCTCGGCGGCGTGACGACCGAGAAGCTGACCTTCGAAACGCAGTCGCCGGAGAACCTGACAATGCCGTACCTGTTGCCCGGTGACGGCGAGGTCGTGGGTGTCGGACAGCCGATCGCGGTGCGCTTCGACGAGAACATCCCGAATCGCCTGGCGGCCGAACGGGCGATCACGGTGACCACCAACCCGCCCGTCGAGGGGGCCTTCTACTGGCTGAACAACCGCGAGGTGCGCTGGCGCCCGCAGAACTTCTGGAAGCCGGGCACCACGGTCGACGTCCAGGCCAACACCTACGGGGTCGACCTCGGTGACGGGTTGTTCGGCCAGCAGAACCTGTCGTCGCGCTTCACCATCGGTGACGAAGTGATCGCGACCGCCGACGACAGCACCAAGCAGTTGACGGTCCGGCGCAACGGCGAGGTCATCAAGACCATCCCGATCTCGATGGGCAAGAACAGCACCCCGACCAACAACGGTGTCTACATCGTCGGCGACCGGTTGTCGCACATGATCATGGATTCATCGACGTACGGCGTTCCGTCCAACTCGCCCAACGGCTATCGCACCGAAGTGGATTGGGCCACCCAGATGTCCTACAGCGGCATCTACGTCCACTCCGCGCCATGGTCAGTGGGCGCGCAGGGATACTCCAACACCAGCCACGGCTGCCTGAACGCCAGTCCGAGCAACGCGCGGTGGTTCTACGACAACACCAAGCGCGGCGACATCGTCGAAGTCCGCAACACCGTCGGCTCGACGCTGCCGGGCACCGAGGGGCTCGGTGACTGGAACATTCCGTGGCAGCAGTGGAAAGCGGGGAACGCCAACGCTTAG
- a CDS encoding helicase HerA-like domain-containing protein, translating into MSSESTTTPAQQIAAGYATTGATLDLGSVVIDGAVDPAAQVRIPLAMMNRHGLVAGATGTGKTKTLQVIAEQLSVAGVPVMMADVKGDLSGLSRPGESSDRTLQRAKDTGDGGWVGAPFPVEFLSLGTGGIGVPVRATISAFGPILLSKVLGLNATQESTLGLIFHWADQQGLPLLDLKDLRSVITYLTSDEGKETLKTIGGVSAQTAGVILRALVNLEAEGGDTFFGEPEIDPADLLRVDAQGRGVITLLELGDQAARPVMFSTFLMWVLADLFTYLPEVGDVDKPKLVFFFDEAHLLFTDASKAFLQQVEQTVKLIRSKGVGVFFCTQLPTDVPNNVLSQLGARIQHALRAFTPDDQKALSKTVRTYPKTQFYDLETDLTSLGIGEAIVTVLSERGAPTPVAWTRLRPPHSLMDTIGPDAIKAAAQSSPLFAKYGQTVDRESAYEMLATKLAPPPQEPVDLPPLLPTGIDLPPMPKPQKAEPGVLDQVMNSPAFKSAMRSAGTVIGREITRSIFGTGRRRR; encoded by the coding sequence ATGAGCAGCGAATCGACGACGACCCCTGCCCAGCAGATAGCCGCGGGGTACGCGACCACAGGGGCAACACTCGATCTCGGCTCGGTCGTCATCGATGGCGCGGTCGATCCGGCGGCGCAGGTCCGCATCCCGCTTGCCATGATGAACCGCCACGGCCTGGTCGCCGGGGCAACCGGCACCGGTAAGACCAAGACGCTGCAGGTGATCGCCGAACAGTTGTCGGTTGCCGGGGTACCGGTGATGATGGCCGACGTCAAAGGTGACCTGTCCGGTTTGTCGCGGCCGGGGGAGTCCAGTGACCGCACCCTGCAGCGCGCCAAGGACACCGGCGACGGCGGCTGGGTGGGCGCGCCGTTCCCCGTCGAGTTCCTTTCGCTGGGCACCGGCGGCATCGGCGTCCCGGTGCGCGCCACGATTTCGGCGTTTGGGCCCATCCTGCTGTCAAAGGTGTTGGGGCTCAATGCCACTCAGGAGTCCACGCTCGGACTGATTTTCCACTGGGCCGACCAGCAAGGGCTGCCGTTGCTGGACCTGAAAGATCTGCGGTCGGTGATCACCTACCTGACCAGTGACGAGGGCAAGGAGACTCTGAAGACCATCGGCGGGGTGTCCGCCCAGACTGCGGGTGTCATTCTGCGTGCACTGGTCAACCTCGAGGCCGAGGGCGGTGACACCTTCTTCGGGGAGCCCGAGATCGACCCCGCCGATCTGCTGCGCGTCGATGCGCAGGGCCGGGGTGTGATCACCCTGCTCGAGCTCGGCGACCAGGCCGCGCGGCCGGTGATGTTCTCGACATTCCTGATGTGGGTGCTCGCTGATCTGTTCACCTACCTGCCGGAGGTCGGTGACGTCGACAAGCCCAAGCTGGTGTTCTTCTTCGACGAGGCGCATCTGTTGTTCACCGATGCGTCCAAAGCGTTCCTGCAGCAGGTCGAGCAGACGGTCAAACTGATCCGCTCCAAGGGTGTCGGGGTGTTCTTCTGCACCCAGCTTCCCACCGATGTGCCCAACAACGTGCTGTCGCAACTGGGTGCCCGCATCCAGCACGCGCTGCGGGCGTTCACACCGGATGACCAGAAGGCGCTGTCGAAGACGGTGCGCACGTATCCCAAGACCCAGTTCTACGATCTGGAAACGGATTTGACGTCATTGGGCATCGGCGAGGCCATCGTCACGGTGCTCTCCGAGCGCGGCGCTCCGACTCCGGTGGCGTGGACTCGGCTGCGTCCGCCGCACTCGCTGATGGACACCATCGGCCCCGACGCGATCAAGGCTGCGGCGCAGTCGAGTCCGCTGTTCGCCAAGTACGGCCAGACCGTCGACCGCGAATCTGCCTACGAGATGCTGGCGACGAAACTCGCGCCGCCGCCTCAGGAGCCCGTCGACCTGCCGCCGCTACTGCCCACCGGAATCGACCTGCCGCCGATGCCCAAGCCGCAGAAGGCCGAGCCCGGCGTGCTCGATCAGGTGATGAACAGCCCGGCTTTCAAGAGTGCGATGCGTTCGGCGGGCACCGTGATCGGACGCGAGATCACCCGAAGCATCTTCGGGACCGGCCGCCGGAGGCGCTAG